A genomic window from Algoriphagus sp. Y33 includes:
- a CDS encoding EthD family reductase, which translates to MLPTKLNLILSLFFLSFISFPIQGDYLTVPQSRLSDPSEKGLIKLSVMYPYEEGKHFDMEYYKSKHMPMVANLLGSSLVKYTIEKGVASGIPNTQMPYMAIGSFYVKSLADYQAAIGPNRDAIRADFVNYTDINPIILVSEMIR; encoded by the coding sequence ATGTTACCTACAAAACTCAACCTCATCCTTTCGCTTTTCTTTCTATCATTTATTTCTTTTCCTATACAGGGGGATTATCTGACTGTTCCGCAATCGAGACTTTCAGATCCTAGTGAAAAAGGATTAATTAAGCTTTCAGTTATGTATCCTTATGAAGAAGGGAAACACTTTGATATGGAGTATTATAAAAGCAAGCATATGCCAATGGTTGCCAATCTTTTGGGGTCAAGCCTGGTGAAATATACTATCGAGAAAGGGGTTGCGAGTGGAATTCCCAATACCCAAATGCCTTATATGGCCATCGGATCCTTTTACGTGAAGAGTCTTGCTGACTATCAGGCTGCCATCGGCCCCAACAGAGATGCCATACGGGCGGATTTTGTCAACTATACCGATATAAATCCGATCATTCTGGTG